The Urbifossiella limnaea genome has a window encoding:
- the trpB gene encoding tryptophan synthase subunit beta: MTSAPVSHVPDARGRFGPYGGRFVPETLMFALEQLDRAYKDAQADPAFLAEFDRRLQEYVGRPSRLYFAERLTAEAGGARIYLKREDLNHTGAHKINNALGQAMLTKRMGKSRVIAETGAGMHGVATATAAALFGMTCRVYMGEEDIRRQELNVFRMKAMGTEVFPVSSGSKTLKDATNEAMREWMSTVEGTHYIIGSVVGPHPFPMMVRDFQSVIGRETIEQSRELFGRLPDAVVACVGGGSNAAGMFYPFVDEAGVELVGVEAGGRNKERGQHAATLTFGAPGVLHGSFSYVLQDDDGQTADVHSVSAGLDYPGVGPEHSYWRDSSRVRYCNVSDQDALDAFHLCARLEGILPALETAHAVVETMREAARRPKTDVVVLCFSGRGDKDCAEVARLMAGRKTGAKPD, translated from the coding sequence ATGACTTCTGCCCCCGTCTCCCACGTCCCCGACGCCCGCGGCCGGTTCGGCCCCTACGGCGGCCGGTTCGTCCCCGAAACCCTCATGTTCGCGCTCGAACAGCTCGACCGCGCCTACAAGGACGCGCAGGCCGACCCCGCGTTCCTCGCCGAGTTCGACCGGCGGTTGCAGGAGTACGTCGGCCGGCCGAGTCGGCTGTACTTCGCGGAGCGGCTCACGGCGGAAGCCGGCGGCGCTCGCATCTACCTCAAGCGCGAAGACCTGAACCACACCGGGGCGCACAAGATCAACAACGCCCTCGGCCAGGCCATGCTCACGAAGCGCATGGGCAAGTCTCGCGTCATCGCCGAGACGGGGGCGGGGATGCACGGCGTCGCCACCGCCACCGCGGCGGCGCTGTTCGGCATGACGTGCCGGGTGTACATGGGCGAGGAGGACATCCGCCGGCAGGAGCTGAACGTCTTCCGCATGAAGGCGATGGGGACCGAGGTGTTCCCCGTGTCGAGCGGCAGCAAGACGCTGAAGGACGCCACGAACGAGGCCATGCGCGAGTGGATGAGCACCGTCGAGGGGACGCACTACATCATCGGCAGCGTCGTCGGCCCGCACCCGTTCCCGATGATGGTCCGCGACTTCCAGAGCGTCATCGGCCGCGAGACGATCGAGCAATCCCGCGAGCTGTTCGGCCGGCTGCCGGACGCGGTGGTGGCGTGCGTCGGCGGCGGGAGCAACGCGGCCGGCATGTTCTACCCGTTCGTGGACGAGGCGGGCGTGGAACTGGTCGGCGTCGAGGCCGGCGGGCGGAACAAGGAGCGCGGCCAGCACGCCGCGACGCTCACGTTCGGCGCCCCCGGCGTGCTGCACGGCAGCTTCAGCTACGTGCTCCAGGACGACGACGGGCAGACGGCCGACGTGCACTCGGTGAGCGCCGGGCTGGACTACCCGGGCGTCGGCCCGGAGCACAGCTACTGGCGCGACAGCAGCCGGGTGCGGTACTGCAACGTGAGCGACCAGGACGCGCTGGACGCCTTCCACCTGTGCGCCCGGCTGGAGGGGATTTTGCCGGCGCTGGAGACGGCGCACGCGGTGGTCGAGACGATGCGCGAGGCGGCGCGGCGGCCGAAGACGGACGTGGTGGTGCTGTGCTTCAGCGGCCGCGGCGACAAGGACTGCGCCGAGGTGGCTCGGCTGATGGCGGGCCGGAAAACGGGAGCGAAGCCGGATTAA
- the mutM gene encoding bifunctional DNA-formamidopyrimidine glycosylase/DNA-(apurinic or apyrimidinic site) lyase, with product MPELPEVETVVRDLRPRAVGRTVTAVRVGAKQLRKAWNVAWAADVVGRRVAAIRRRGKWIVVEMEGPRIVVHLGMTGQFTAVAAAEPEPDHLHLVFALNDGTELRFRDVRRFGSVTLFADDAAVEAFFAAAGLGPEPFGLDPAAFREVVRASARNLKAILIDQTVVAGVGNIYADEACCRAGLHPARKGDSLTPAECDALRVAVEAVLTTAIAARGSTIRDYVGGSGLGGGFQLEHRVYGRTGEPCLTCGAAIERVVLAGRSSHYCPKCQPRDRGTEGPRDRGAGTRERPRPRLKPK from the coding sequence ATGCCGGAACTGCCCGAGGTGGAGACCGTGGTCCGCGACCTCCGCCCCCGCGCGGTCGGCCGCACGGTCACCGCCGTCCGCGTCGGGGCGAAGCAACTCCGCAAGGCGTGGAACGTGGCCTGGGCGGCGGACGTGGTCGGCCGGCGGGTCGCCGCGATCCGCCGCCGCGGCAAGTGGATCGTGGTCGAAATGGAGGGGCCGCGCATCGTCGTCCACCTCGGCATGACGGGTCAGTTCACCGCCGTCGCCGCGGCCGAACCCGAGCCCGACCACCTGCACCTCGTGTTCGCCCTGAACGACGGCACCGAGCTCCGCTTCCGCGACGTGCGCCGGTTCGGCTCCGTCACGCTGTTCGCCGACGACGCCGCGGTGGAAGCGTTCTTCGCCGCCGCCGGCCTCGGCCCCGAGCCGTTCGGCCTCGACCCGGCCGCGTTCCGCGAAGTCGTGCGTGCTTCCGCGCGGAACCTGAAGGCGATCCTGATCGACCAGACGGTCGTGGCCGGCGTCGGCAACATCTACGCGGACGAGGCGTGCTGCCGCGCCGGCCTCCACCCCGCCCGCAAGGGCGACTCGCTGACGCCCGCCGAGTGCGACGCGCTGCGGGTCGCCGTCGAGGCCGTGCTGACGACCGCGATCGCCGCCCGCGGCAGCACGATCCGCGACTACGTCGGCGGCTCCGGCCTCGGCGGCGGCTTCCAGCTGGAGCATCGCGTCTACGGCCGCACCGGTGAGCCGTGCCTCACCTGTGGAGCCGCGATCGAGCGCGTCGTGTTGGCAGGCCGGTCGTCGCACTACTGCCCGAAGTGTCAGCCGAGGGACCGAGGGACCGAGGGACCGAGGGACCGAGGGGCAGGAACCAGGGAGCGCCCCCGCCCCCGGCTCAAGCCGAAATGA
- a CDS encoding ATP-binding protein: MSYRAFKKLLGETSLERKCRWLLGAMVLVLMTGSFWVYAIQTEGLAHDQLRTTGRTLVTPALARLHVRAEQQNAMDEFAKQNEAHWPAQLRDYNVRLIRVPLTPSDPEHRAEADDMPAVSKVSEPDRTEWDRDADAEKAYYYYSALRAAPSCVGCHRDPEKMGRPELARPDLKPNDLIGIVRIRLTTREIEEGFHTNRAVLISFAVGTSLLIIAGSYLMIRYVIVKPLKHLKEVSEAIAGGELNIRSEIQTGDEFEDLSHAFNRMIRNLTNTQDRNKKLISDLDRKVDELARVNMALYENNRLKGDFLATMSHELRTPLNSIIGFSEVLLSADNMTEKQQRYAGNIMTGGKQLLALINDVLELAKLEAGKMRLRPEPLDVAAACEHAAAMFRQQAEKKNIDLKVLVEPGTPAVRQDAGKLHQVLSNLLSNAVKFTPEGGRVTLRAASDGAELVLTVADTGVGIAPEEQELVFEKFRQTANPLTREQGGTGLGLSIVRELAKLLGGDVGLHSELGRGSTFTVRVAARLADEPLLDFELGEEPGPAA; encoded by the coding sequence ATGTCCTACCGCGCGTTCAAGAAGCTGCTCGGCGAGACGAGCCTGGAGCGGAAGTGCCGGTGGCTCCTCGGCGCCATGGTGCTCGTCCTCATGACCGGCAGCTTCTGGGTGTACGCCATCCAGACCGAGGGCCTCGCCCACGACCAGCTCCGCACCACCGGCCGCACCCTCGTCACCCCGGCGCTGGCCCGGCTGCACGTCCGCGCCGAGCAGCAGAACGCCATGGACGAGTTCGCGAAGCAGAACGAGGCCCACTGGCCGGCCCAGCTGCGCGACTACAACGTCCGCCTCATCCGCGTGCCGCTCACGCCCAGCGACCCCGAGCACCGGGCCGAGGCCGACGACATGCCGGCCGTGTCCAAGGTGAGCGAGCCCGACCGCACCGAGTGGGACCGCGACGCCGACGCCGAGAAGGCGTACTACTACTACTCCGCGCTTCGCGCCGCCCCGTCCTGCGTCGGCTGCCACCGCGACCCGGAGAAGATGGGCCGCCCGGAACTGGCCCGCCCCGACCTGAAGCCGAACGACCTCATCGGCATCGTCCGCATCCGCCTCACCACCCGCGAGATCGAGGAGGGCTTCCACACCAACCGGGCCGTCCTCATCTCGTTCGCCGTCGGCACGTCGCTCCTCATCATCGCCGGCAGCTACCTCATGATCCGGTACGTGATCGTGAAGCCGCTCAAGCACCTGAAGGAGGTGTCGGAGGCGATCGCCGGCGGCGAGCTGAACATCCGCAGCGAGATTCAGACCGGCGACGAGTTCGAGGACCTGTCGCACGCCTTCAACCGCATGATCCGCAACCTGACCAACACCCAGGACCGCAACAAGAAGCTGATTTCGGACCTGGACCGCAAGGTGGACGAGCTGGCGCGGGTGAACATGGCCCTGTACGAGAACAACCGCCTGAAGGGCGACTTCCTCGCCACCATGAGCCACGAGCTGCGCACGCCGCTGAACAGCATCATCGGGTTCAGCGAGGTGCTCCTCTCGGCGGACAACATGACCGAGAAGCAGCAGCGCTACGCCGGCAACATCATGACCGGCGGCAAGCAGCTGCTGGCGCTCATCAACGACGTGCTGGAGCTGGCGAAGCTCGAAGCCGGCAAGATGCGGCTGCGCCCGGAGCCGCTCGACGTCGCCGCGGCGTGCGAGCACGCGGCGGCGATGTTCCGCCAGCAGGCCGAGAAGAAGAACATCGACCTCAAGGTGCTCGTGGAGCCCGGCACGCCGGCGGTCCGGCAGGACGCCGGGAAGCTGCACCAGGTGCTGTCGAACCTCCTGTCGAACGCGGTGAAGTTCACCCCCGAGGGCGGCCGCGTCACGCTCCGCGCCGCGTCCGACGGCGCGGAGCTGGTGCTGACCGTGGCCGACACCGGCGTCGGCATCGCGCCGGAGGAGCAGGAGCTGGTGTTCGAGAAGTTCCGGCAGACGGCGAACCCGCTGACGCGGGAGCAGGGCGGCACCGGGCTGGGGCTGTCGATCGTGCGCGAGCTGGCGAAGCTGCTCGGCGGCGACGTGGGCCTGCACAGCGAGCTCGGCCGCGGCAGCACGTTCACGGTGCGCGTCGCGGCCCGCCTCGCGGACGAGCCGCTCCTCGACTTCGAGCTCGGCGAGGAGCCGGGGCCGGCGGCGTAG
- a CDS encoding 4a-hydroxytetrahydrobiopterin dehydratase — protein MADACTYTEAEVATKVAELGLTGWNLEDGWLRKKFNTDGWPTTLMLVNAIGYLAEAAWHHPDLGVTWAKVWVKLKTHSAGGITDKDFELARKIDEVVLWRPAAGGGLEGTPNKFVKAS, from the coding sequence ATGGCCGACGCCTGCACCTACACCGAGGCCGAGGTGGCGACGAAGGTCGCCGAACTCGGCCTGACCGGATGGAACCTGGAGGACGGCTGGCTGCGGAAGAAGTTCAACACCGACGGCTGGCCCACCACGCTGATGCTGGTCAACGCCATCGGCTACCTCGCCGAGGCCGCGTGGCACCACCCCGACCTCGGCGTCACCTGGGCGAAGGTCTGGGTGAAGCTGAAGACCCACTCGGCCGGCGGCATCACGGACAAGGACTTCGAACTCGCCCGGAAGATCGACGAGGTCGTGCTCTGGCGGCCGGCCGCGGGCGGCGGGCTGGAAGGCACCCCCAACAAGTTCGTGAAGGCGTCGTAG
- the pyrE gene encoding orotate phosphoribosyltransferase codes for MTTRDRLRDLFRQRALQFGDFTLASGKKSSYYVNSKKVLFHAEAITLLGEELYAATADLTFEAIGGLEVGAIPMAAAALTAFHRHGRALEGFFVRKQAKSHGSQELVEGQVSKGDRVVVIDDVLTTGGSVVQAIKAVEAVGATVLRVVCICDRLQGAREALAGYDYRPLFTIRDFGIEPS; via the coding sequence ATGACGACCCGCGACCGCCTCCGCGACCTGTTCCGCCAGCGCGCCCTCCAGTTCGGCGACTTCACGCTCGCGAGCGGCAAGAAGAGCAGCTACTACGTGAACTCGAAGAAGGTGCTGTTCCACGCCGAGGCCATCACCCTGCTCGGCGAGGAGCTGTACGCGGCGACGGCCGACCTGACGTTCGAGGCGATCGGCGGGCTGGAGGTCGGCGCCATCCCGATGGCGGCCGCGGCGCTGACGGCGTTCCACCGCCACGGCCGGGCGCTGGAAGGCTTCTTCGTCCGCAAGCAGGCCAAGAGCCACGGCAGCCAGGAGCTGGTCGAGGGCCAGGTGAGCAAGGGAGACCGCGTGGTCGTGATCGACGACGTGCTGACGACCGGCGGCAGCGTGGTTCAAGCGATCAAGGCGGTGGAGGCGGTCGGGGCGACGGTGCTGCGGGTGGTGTGTATCTGCGACCGGCTGCAGGGCGCGCGGGAGGCGCTGGCCGGGTACGACTACCGCCCGCTGTTCACGATCCGCGACTTCGGCATCGAACCGAGCTAA
- a CDS encoding DUF697 domain-containing protein produces the protein MPANPAAWDDEDRIGVPVAGRAATLPRPENSGLTPAARQDEHVELREGETELGRPPQVPSALDLLSDADRATLRKLEDEQAAKELAEAEMLLAADPTGLGWLGWFGAPLVLAFFVGSVGLAGLFTFNQVLALLANLAAQPQWAQYVGYAGLGLFGACILYAFGRFAVLYARLRRNRQVQVKGLEELARRTRLRWLAAAKTDEAREQLERYLREYPLDTEKDRKALAAVGLSDAVQVRLKVVREQLMDPAKFASSEQWFARFRDEFQAELDAAAESRVKYWGSRIWVVTAVAPNAVVDTGATLFYAVSMLTDLCRVYQLRAGKTGTGVLLSRVFFNAYLAGQGAEWEKVVEDQYDQLFHEALNVVGVGVGTNLAGKVLGKVGARATTGYLNRVLLVRLGRYAARLLRPVAR, from the coding sequence ATGCCCGCCAACCCAGCCGCCTGGGACGACGAAGACCGGATCGGCGTCCCCGTCGCCGGCCGTGCCGCCACCCTGCCGCGCCCCGAGAACAGCGGACTCACGCCCGCCGCTCGCCAAGACGAGCACGTCGAGCTGCGCGAGGGCGAGACCGAGCTCGGCCGCCCGCCGCAGGTGCCGTCGGCGCTCGACCTGCTCTCGGACGCCGACCGCGCCACCCTCCGCAAGCTCGAAGACGAGCAGGCCGCGAAAGAACTCGCCGAAGCCGAAATGCTCCTCGCCGCCGACCCCACCGGCCTCGGCTGGCTCGGCTGGTTCGGCGCCCCGCTCGTCCTCGCCTTCTTCGTCGGCTCCGTCGGCCTGGCCGGGCTGTTCACGTTCAACCAGGTGCTCGCGCTGCTGGCGAACCTGGCGGCGCAGCCGCAGTGGGCGCAGTACGTCGGCTACGCCGGCCTCGGGCTGTTCGGGGCGTGCATCCTGTACGCCTTCGGCCGGTTCGCGGTCCTGTACGCCCGCCTCCGCCGCAACCGCCAGGTGCAGGTGAAGGGGCTCGAAGAACTCGCCCGCCGCACCCGGCTGCGCTGGCTCGCCGCCGCGAAGACGGACGAGGCGCGGGAGCAGCTCGAACGCTACCTGCGCGAGTACCCGCTCGACACCGAGAAGGACCGCAAGGCGCTCGCCGCCGTCGGCCTGTCCGACGCCGTGCAGGTGCGGCTGAAGGTGGTCCGCGAGCAGCTGATGGACCCGGCAAAGTTCGCGTCGAGCGAGCAGTGGTTCGCCCGCTTCCGCGACGAGTTCCAGGCCGAGCTCGACGCCGCCGCCGAGAGCCGCGTGAAGTACTGGGGCAGCCGCATCTGGGTGGTGACGGCGGTGGCCCCGAACGCGGTCGTGGACACCGGCGCGACGCTGTTCTACGCGGTGTCGATGCTGACCGACCTGTGTCGGGTGTACCAGCTGCGCGCCGGCAAGACGGGGACGGGCGTGTTGCTGAGTCGGGTGTTCTTCAACGCCTACCTGGCGGGGCAGGGCGCCGAGTGGGAGAAGGTGGTGGAGGACCAGTACGACCAGCTGTTCCACGAGGCGCTGAACGTGGTCGGCGTCGGGGTGGGCACGAACCTGGCGGGGAAGGTGCTGGGCAAGGTGGGCGCCCGCGCCACCACGGGCTACCTGAACCGCGTCCTTCTGGTGCGCCTGGGACGCTACGCGGCGCGGTTGCTACGCCCGGTGGCAAGGTAA